In the Nerophis lumbriciformis linkage group LG18, RoL_Nlum_v2.1, whole genome shotgun sequence genome, acatcccacatttatgctctgcacattcctgacacttgttttcatgtccatccttcatgctgctactttagtccaagccaagtaagtttttgtttattaatgccacagttagtgtttttttgttgttcatagtttctgcctttgtgcaagtatttgttttcatagccaagttgtttctccgccactgtgcgcgattttcatttgtactttttttttgatagtaataaacaatcatgtactcacattcccgtctcgctcaAAACCAAACACCcacgaccaagtcttgacagacctGAGATGACACTCATACCATGGGATCCAATTTTTCCTGTGGTGGCCTGGTACCCACGGGCACACACATTGCAATCAATTGTGGATGACTTCCTGATGGGTGTAGTgcagtttttgtgttttctctaGAGGTCATACACAGTATTGCAGAGTGTGAATTTGGACTCGTGGGGACCTTTCCCTGTCAAAGTGTGTGGGTTTTGACTCAATACTGAACAAATGCCTAAGTGGTCACTGACACTATTGCAGTGTGTGAAAACAACCTGATGGAGACCTTTTCCTGACAAAGTGTGTGATTTGTCAGGAAATAAATTGATAGATACACTTAACAAATATTAACACAATACCGAAAATATAGTCtaattacaagaacattttaagAAGTATGTCAACTAAAACTTTCAGTTTGAATCAGATTTATTATACACTATGCACTGACTAAATGGCTGATGCATCGTTGGGACGAACGCAATAGTTGCAACAACAGCAGTATTATAATCAAACTTTTTTCACATACgtagatttttgaaaaaatattaacCCGTGGCCCTTTAATTACTGCTCCTTTGTAATTGAGGTAATTCTTTGGACAGCATCCTGCATTGACAAAACAACTTTAACAGGATAACACTGGCATTTAAAAGGCCTTTGACTCTACAGCATGCACCCTGGGCGCTCCATGTCTTGCTAAATCTTGAGTGTTTAATCTCCCGTAATTACACAGATTTGCTTTAGGTTAATAAAAATAATCCGCCTAAATTGAGACCCCCTACCTCGACCTCCTCTGTGCCTCCTTTGCCCCTTTCTGTGAGGGTTAAATTCACAGTCATATAAATAGTCACCTTCGCGAGCCCAACTTTGATTTCAAGTCTACTCATTAGTGACGAGGCTCCCGAAATTCACCGCGTTTAACCTGACGGGCTGACGTCATTTCCATGCAGTGAGATTGTGTCGCTGATGAGCGCATCAAGGTTAACAACAGTTGAGAGGCTCATCTTTATCTGTGATCTTGTCAACAGTAAGACTTCGGCGAAAGATCCCGGGGGCATTGCGACGCTACCTTTTCAGGACCTGATTCTTCGAAGACCGTTCTCTTAATTACCTGTACCATTTCTGTAATGAGTGCCAGATATTCAACAGAAGAAATGACGACACTGACGGAGGACAGAAGCGGACGGGAGCGACTTGGACTGAGCTTCACTATCGACTACCTTCTCTTCAACAAAGGAGTCAAAGGAGTGCCAGGAGCAGAGGAGCAGACTGCGAACAATGTGGTCGCCATACAGAAATCGCTAGAGAGGTCAGCAGAGACCGGAGAAAGGAAAGTCCTCGAACAGGAGGGGGATGAAGAGCAACAAGAGAAGGGGGAGGAGGAGGCGACCAGTACCACCACAACCACATCGTATGGTGGCGATTTGGAAAAGTCTGAGGACAAACCCAACCAGTCTTATATCGCGCTCATTTCTAAGGCCATCCTGGCATCTGAGCAGAAGAAGCTGCTTCTGTGTGACATCTACCAGTGGATCATGGACCACTTCCCCTACTTCAAGAGCAAGGTACTTTCCCATGATctctctatccattttctaccacttatcccaGTCAGCAGGTCAGCCCGTAATATTTTTTATTCCGATAAACGTTCGTTGTTGGCCATTTTTTCCGCAAACAAAGCGACCTACTTGGCACAGGTAATCTGTCTGAGCAGTTCGAGACAATCAAGGACTCCGCATGATCCCGTTGTTGGCAAATTCACAAATAAACTAATCCTGTTGCTAGGTTGCAAACCACCTCCGTCTTTAGCAGGTGCGGTGGCAGATTGAACATAGGCTATTGGATTACGCTTGATCGCCTGTTTGACGTGCTAAAAAAGTAACGCAGGGTGTCGAGATCGTACTCGTGCCTTGACACGCCATGCTGCCAAGGTGACATATTCCGAAAGGAGGATCAAGCTAACACCCGCTTATGTCAGTTTACCCTTTGTTTTAACTCCCGCTGTTTCTTCTTACTGTGTCATTCCAGGACAAAAACTGGAGGAACAGCGTTCGACACAACCTGTCTCTGAACGACTGCTTTGTCAAAGCCGGCCGCAGCGACAACGGTAAAGGCCACTTCTGGGCCATTCACCCGTCAAACTACCAGGACTTTTCCAACGAGGACTATCACTGCCGGAGGACCCGACGGCGGGTTCGAAGGGTGGCCGGACAGCTCCAGCTCTCGCCTCTCAGCTTGCCCTATCACTTTACCCGTCAACACAGGACAGCCTGCTGGTGCTGTCCACCGGTCCACTCGCTCCCCCTGCCCTGCTTGGCCCCCAGACTCTACTGGCCCTGGTCACGTGTGCAGGGGCTTGTTGGCTGTCCACCCAGTCTGCATGTCGCTACACCCTAAGGACTGACAACTACATCCATGAGCAGTTTGGCAGTGGTTCAACGTCCAGTCATTTTAGATTATCGTATTAATATTTGTCTATGGTTATGTCATGGTCACCATGTCTTCCCTGGTTTAGGGtaaaccaaaaatgcatgataGAGTACTGTGCAAAACATTCTAGGACACTACAATGTCACACAACAGTCATCACATAGGAGTATTTCACTATTTATACATGAAAAGGTCCATTACCCAGAATCGTCAAAATGGTGCTGCCCATCTGTCCATTATACCTCATGAACCACAAAGTAGCCAGCTAACAGACTTTTGCACAGTACTGCAGTATTATAGTGAAAGACCAAAGTAAAACTTGCATTGATATACCTTTAATCTACGAAACAAATTGCACTTCTTGTTTGTACTTATTGCCTGTTTGTGGAATAAAgcaaatgttttgtcattatcAAATTAAACTATCACATTGCTGTCAttccgtgcgtgcgtgtgtgtgtgtgtgtgtgtgtgtgtgtgcgtgattgTACTAAAAGTGAGCCCGCTGCTAAAATACCACCCGGCGTCACATGCTAATTAGTCAAAGCTGTCGGGATGCAAAAATCTGCTGCCTAAGAGACTAAAATCAGGCTTTCCAAAGCCAACTCCTCAAGTGTACGAGGCCGGATAATCCCAGCCAATCCCAAGCAGTTTCAAGAAATAGGAAGCTTATCACACAATGTAATCCGTAACCACTGCTGCAGTAAGAGGAGGGGGTTAAGGGGTGAGGCAGAGGAAAGGGAAGGATGGAGGGAGGAGAGAGGATAGAAGCAAAAAAAATGATGATGGAATTGAAAGATAATGAAGAGAAGTAAGGTAAGGGTGTACAGTATACTAGGCTTtaggcttgtacggtataccggtattagtatagtaccgcaatactaatgaatcatatttggtacaataccgcctctgaaaagtaccagtccatCCCCAAACCCGGCCCGCCCCccttcgtcacgtcgtgtcattgctggtttacga is a window encoding:
- the foxq2 gene encoding forkhead box Q2 gives rise to the protein MSARYSTEEMTTLTEDRSGRERLGLSFTIDYLLFNKGVKGVPGAEEQTANNVVAIQKSLERSAETGERKVLEQEGDEEQQEKGEEEATSTTTTTSYGGDLEKSEDKPNQSYIALISKAILASEQKKLLLCDIYQWIMDHFPYFKSKDKNWRNSVRHNLSLNDCFVKAGRSDNGKGHFWAIHPSNYQDFSNEDYHCRRTRRRVRRVAGQLQLSPLSLPYHFTRQHRTACWCCPPVHSLPLPCLAPRLYWPWSRVQGLVGCPPSLHVATP